In the Chelativorans sp. AA-79 genome, TGCGCGAGCGCATTTCTTCGCAGACCCGAGCGTTGAATCCGGCGATGTGCGGGTCGCGATATTGATGTGCTATGAGCAATTGCTCATTTGGCCCGTTCTGCACTCGGTTCTGTGGTCGCCCGATATCCTTGTCGCTCCGGCAAATGGCTGGTGGACAACTGCTACCGACATCGTCGCTCTTCAGATCTCATCCAGCGTTACATGGGCGAAGTTGTTCGATCTTCCCCTCGTCATCGCCATCAACAGATGAACCCTGCGAGCAGTGCTTTGCGACTGTCGTGATCTGGCATTTGTTGACGAAGGCGAGAGCTACGCCTGGGCGCGGCCGTCCCTCCGCGCCAAGAAGTTGCGCGATGTTGAACTCAAGGCCGGACATCGCCCGGCGCGCGGCCAGAAGGGAGCAGCGCATGCCTACAACATCAAAAGCTATCGGGAAGAAGAGCGGCGCTGCGTCGAACAGGCTGAAACGGCCTACGCCGGTTTCGTCGCCGGCTGGAACCTCGGGACCGAAGAAGGCGCGACGCTGGCAGAATTTCGCCATCCTTGCCGCGATGGTCAATAGACAGGATGCTCCACTGAAACTTGCTGCCCACCGCGCCAGACATCCCCAACTTCTTTCCGGTCTCGCAAGAAGTATTCTCTTAGCCCGCACCGACAACTTCATTGCTGACATTAAGGGGTGGCTGCGGGTAATGAAGGCCCCGCTGCCCCCCGAGATCTCGTCGATCCAGTTGGGGAAGATCGGGTTCGGCAAAGCCAGCCAGCGCCCCGTTCCGAACCCAATCCAGGTCCTTGCCATAGAGGCAGTCGATCAGGAGCGTTTCAAGTTTCCGCCGTGTCTTGACCCAACTAGCATCATTTGCCAGATCGTGATGTTCCTCCGGGTCGCGGGTCAGGTCGAAGAGTTGCAGCGCATTCCCCGCCGGATACCAGATTAGCTTATGGCCGCCCTTCCGTATCATCCGGCTTGCCTTGGCATCTTCCAGGCATTCGCCATAGATATATTCTCGGCCTTTAAGCGAAGCCATGGAAATCCCTTCACATATATCCGGCATGTCGATGCCGGCAAGATCCAAAAGGGTGGGCATTATGTCGGCCAGCCCGAACACTTGGTCGCACACACCATTAGTCAGTCGGGCATCACAGCCATTTGGAGCGACCAATATCGTCGGGACACAGGACGAGCGCTCATAGAAAAGGCGCTTGCCGAGTAAACCGTGCCTACCCAGCATTTCGCCATGGTCGGATGTGAACAGAATAACTGTATCATTGAGGATGCGCTCTTCACGCAAGGTGCCGAGGACCAATCTGATTTGATGATCGATATGGGTGCAAAGTGCGAAGAAGGCAGCCTGGACACCCTGGAGCATTCGTTCTGTTAAAGGCGGGCGGTATGCTCTCGACGCCCGCAGGGCGAATGGGAGATCCATCTCGTTTCTGGCCCAGTCGCCAGTACCGGGCATCGACATTTCGAACCGGTCATAGCGATCAAGATAGGTCTGTGGCGGCACCAGCGGCGGGTGCGGATGTGAGAAGGAGAGATTCCAGAATGCAGGGCGCGTGGGATCGCGGCGTTTGATGGTCCGGCACATTTCCGTCGCCGTCCAGTTCGTGACGTGGGTGTGCTCGGGCAGGTGCCAGGGGCGCCAGTCGTACTCGTTGTTGCTCATCCCGTGCATGTACTGCTGGCCGACATACCCTTGCTGAGCCAAATACATATCGTAGTCGTCGACCGTGCCGAGTTGGGGGCGACCTTCCTCGGCGAGCAGGGCATCGTCGAAGCCAATTCGGTCACGTTGGGGATGAACGTGAAGTTTTCCAACCGAATAGGCCTGATACCCCACGTTTCGAAAGGCCTGGGCCATGGTAACGACATCCGGCATGGGCTCGGTCGGCTTGAAGATCCTGTCACCGTGAGCCCTCGGCGACATGCCCGTCATCAATGTCCGACGGGAGGGGATGCAGATGGGGCACTCACTATAAACTGAGCGGAAATGTACGCCGGTGTGCGCGAGAGCGTCCAGAGTGGGGGTTTCGACAAGTGGATGACCGGACGCGCCGAGCAGATCACCTGGCCACTGGTCAACCGTTATTAGGA is a window encoding:
- a CDS encoding sulfatase-like hydrolase/transferase codes for the protein MSRRPNVLLITVDQWPGDLLGASGHPLVETPTLDALAHTGVHFRSVYSECPICIPSRRTLMTGMSPRAHGDRIFKPTEPMPDVVTMAQAFRNVGYQAYSVGKLHVHPQRDRIGFDDALLAEEGRPQLGTVDDYDMYLAQQGYVGQQYMHGMSNNEYDWRPWHLPEHTHVTNWTATEMCRTIKRRDPTRPAFWNLSFSHPHPPLVPPQTYLDRYDRFEMSMPGTGDWARNEMDLPFALRASRAYRPPLTERMLQGVQAAFFALCTHIDHQIRLVLGTLREERILNDTVILFTSDHGEMLGRHGLLGKRLFYERSSCVPTILVAPNGCDARLTNGVCDQVFGLADIMPTLLDLAGIDMPDICEGISMASLKGREYIYGECLEDAKASRMIRKGGHKLIWYPAGNALQLFDLTRDPEEHHDLANDASWVKTRRKLETLLIDCLYGKDLDWVRNGALAGFAEPDLPQLDRRDLGGQRGLHYPQPPLNVSNEVVGAG